In Thiomonas arsenitoxydans, the genomic stretch TTGGGCCACAGGAATCGAGCAGCACCACGGACCCTGGCGGCTGTCCGAATTCCTGCGGGTGGACAACCTGCTCAACCGAAACTATGTGGCTGCTGTGGTCATCGCCGATAGCAACGGCCGCTATTACGAGGCCGCTCCGGGACGCAACGCCATCGTGGGCGTGCAGGTCACTAGGGAGTTTTGAATGATGTGGCAGCAAGAGATCAAGCCCATCGCAACCCAGCATTCCTCAGCATGGTGCTGCGGAGTCGTAAGTCGGCCGCTACCGCGTCCGGCGCTTTCAAACAGGAGACTGAAAATGAAGTGGACCAAACCTAGCTTTATCGATATGCGCTTCGGTTTTGAAATCACCATGTACATCGCAACCCGCTGATCGGAAGAAAGGCAGCGATATGGCGCGAACCGCCATACCGCTGTCTCGAGGCCTTATTCTCATGAAGATTCATGTGCTTGGTTCTGCTGCAGGCGGCGGTTTCCCACAGTGGAATTGCAACTGCGCGAATTGCGACGGCCTACGCAGCGGCACGATCCGCGCATCCAGAAGAACGCAGTCCTCGATCGCGCTGAGCGCCGACGGCGGCGACTGGATCGTCTTCAACACCTCGCCCGACATCCTCCAACAAATTCGGGCTTTTCCTGCACTGCAGCCCGGGCGTCGACTGCGCGACACAGGAATTCGCGCCATTGTCCTGATCGATGCGCAAATTGACCACACGACCGGACTCTACATGCTGCGTGAAAGCAGCAAACCTCTCGATATCTGGTGTACCGAGCAGGTTCGAGACGACCTGCGCAACGGTAATCCGATCTTCGATATTTTGGAACACTACTGCAAGGTGACTTGGCATGTGATGCCTATCGATGGTTCAGGCTTCGAGATCGAGGGCATCGGCGACCTGCATTTTGCCGCAGTGCCGTTGCGCAGCAAAGCGCCGCCATATTCGCCGCACCGGGAGAATCCTCATCCCGGCGACAACGTCGGCATCACCATCCGTGACCGCCGCACCGCGCGCACCGCCTTCTATGCTCCTGGACTGGCCGATATCGAGCCCCACGTCTGGCACGCGATGCGCAGCGCAGACTGCGTCCTCGTCGACGGGACCTTCTGGACCCATGACGAAATGATCCGCCTGGGGGTGGGCACCAAGACCGCGGTGGAGATCGGACACCTTCCGCAGTCCGGCCCGGGGGGCATGATCGAGCATCTCTCGCGCCTCCCGGCGCAAACGCGCAAGCTGCTGATCCATATCAACAACACCAATCCCATCCTCGACGAAGACAGCCTGCAGCGCGCCGAACTGACGGCGCGGAACATCGAGGTCTGTCACGACGGTCTGGATATCCAACTGTAGGAACCCTCACACCATGAACGCCCTTGCACAGCCCGGCAGACCGTGGAGTCGCGAGCAGTTCGAAGCACAACTGCGCCAGAAGGGAAAGTCTTATCACATCCACCATCCTTTCAACGTTATGCTCAATACGGGAAAGGCGTCGCGCGAGCAAATCCAGGGGTGGGTGGCAAACCGGTATTGCTATCAGCTCGCAATCCCGATCAAGGATGCGTCGATCCTGTCCAATTGCCCCGACCGCGACGTGCGGCGCGGGTGGATCCAGCGCATTCTCGACCACGATGGCTATGGAGGCGACCCGGGCGGAATCGAGGCCTGGGTTCGACTCGGACTCGCCGTAGGGCTGAGCCGCGAAGAAATGAAGGATCAGCGGCACGTCATTCCGGGGGTCCGCTTCGCTGTCGACGCCTATGTGAACTTCTGTCGCCGGCAGCCGTGGCAGGAGGCCGTATGTTCCTCGCTGACCGAGCTATTCGCATCGGCGATCCACAGTGAACGTCTTGCCACCTGGCCCGAAAACTATCCGTGGATCGAGGCGGATGGCCTGCAGTACTTTCGCAATCGAACGACTCAGTCCCGCCGCGATGTGGAGCAAGGGCTGACGCTGACTCTCGACCACTTCGACACCAGCGAGCTGCAGCAACGGGCTCTGGACATCCTGCAGTTCAAGCTCGACGTGCTCTGGCAGATGAACGATGCCATGGCATTGAGGTACAAGGTGCCGCTATGAGAGACGAACGACTCCCTGACTCTGCCGATCCACGGCGTCCCGGCTTGAATCCGAGATTCCGCCTCCAATGGGAAGAGGCGCAGCAGGCCTGGGTTCTGCTGTATCCAGAGGGCATGGTGAAGCTCAATGGCAGTGCAGGCGAAATCATGACGCGATGCGATGGCGTCCGCTCCGTGGGCGACATCGTGGCGGACCTCGAGGCTGCTTTCGGCGAAGCCGATCTCGCCCCGGATGTTGCACAGTTCTTTCAGATCGCTTCGCAACAAGGCTGGCTGCAATGGACATGACACCTCCTGTCGGCCCACCGCTCTGGATCCTTGCCGAGTTGACCTACCGCTGCCCGCTGCACTGTGCCTTTTGCTACAACCCGGTCGATTTTGCACGGCACGACCAGGAAATCTCCACCGACGACTGGCTGAGGGTCCTTCAACAGGGGCGCGCCCTGGGTGCCGTGCAGTGTGGTTTCTCCGGTGGAGAACCTCTGCTTCGCGACGATCTCGAAGTCCTTGTCGCCGAAGCGCATCGACTCGGCTACTACACGAATCTGCTGACTTCGGGGGTGGGACTGACCTCGCGGCGCGCAGACGCGCTTAAGGCCGCCGGACTCGATCACATCCAGCTCTCCTTTCAGGACTCGACACGCGAGATTAATGATTTTCTTTCACATACACGGACCTTTGAACTCAAGGAGCGCGTCGCCAGACTGATCAAGGACAACGGCTGGCCGATGGTCATGAATGTGGTGATCCACCGTCTCAACATCGATCACATCGACCGCATCATTGAAATGGCCGCGGATCTCGGCGCCGAGTATCTCGAACTCGCCAACGCCCAGTATTACGCGTGGGCGCAGGTCAATCGGGCCCATCTTTTGCCCACTCGGGAGCAGGTGCAACGGGCAGAGGACGTCACCAATGCTTGGCGCCAGCGACTGGGCGACAAGATGCGCGTCTTCTTAGTCGTTCCAGACTATTACGAAAGCCGTCCGAAGAAGTGCATGAACGGATGGGGCAATGTATTTCTGACTGTTGCTCCGGACGGTACCGTCTTGCCTTGCCATACGGCACGCATGCTTCCAGGACTCGAATTTCCCAAAGTGGGCGAGATGACGCTGCGCGAGATCTGGTTTGAATCCGAGGGATTCAACCGCTACCGCGGATCGTCCTGGATGAAAGACCCATGCCGGGACTGCGATGAACGGGAAAAGGATTGGGGCGGATGCCGTTGCCAAGCGTACATGCTCGCAGGAGATCCTGCCGCGGCGGATCCGGTCTGTGCGAAATCGCCAGTCCATCAGGTCGTCGAGGCCGCGGTGGCGAAAGCCGGGAGTGTAGCTTCGTCCGAACACCCCCTTGTGTTCCGGAGTGCCGATCAGTCGCGTCGACTCCAACGCATGTTTTGAGTCCAAGCACTACGCCATGGTTCACGAACAGAAACTCCGACCTGCCGCACTGACCCGCATACTTGCCCTGTCCGCCTTGGCACTGGCATGGCAGGGAAGCGCCGAAGCCCAACCCGTTCTAGTGGCTGCTGCATCAGCTCCGGTATCGACGGCCGCTTCGCCCGTGGTGCAGTTGCAAACCGTGACCGTCTTTACTGGCAGCACCGAGGGCTTTCGCGCCCCGCCGAAGCATGCCTATGCAATTGACAACGACACCCTCAAGCAGCAGCCCGCCACCAATTTCCCGCAACTGCTGGCGCAGCATCTGCCCGGCGTGGCGCTGACCCACGAGCAGGGCAACCCGCTGCAGCCCACGTTGCACTTCAACGGCTTCGCCGCCTCGCCGCTGCTGGGCACACCGCAGGGCCTGTCGGTGTTTCAGGACGGGGTGCGGGTGAACGAGCCCTTCGGCGACGTGGTGAACTGGGACCTGATTCCTACCAACGCCATACGCTCCATCCATCTCGTGCCCATCACCGACCCAGTGTTCGGTCTCAACACCCTGGGCGGTGCGGTGTTGCTGCACACCGAGGACGGCCTGTCGGCGCCAGGCGGCGACGTCGGCATGGAATTCGGCAGCTTCGGCAAGACATCCGAGCAGGCACGTTATGGCACCCATGCGGGCGACTGGAGCTATTTCTTTGCGGTGCAAAACCAGCATGAGAACGGTTTCGCCCCCTATACCGCCAGCAGCGACCGCAGTCTGTTTGGCAAGGTCACGCGCCGGGCGAACGGTAACGACTTGGACTTCAGCTACACCTTCGCCAAAAGCCATCTGGCAGGCTCGCAGACGCTACCCAAGCAGTGGATGAACACCCCCACGGCCGTCTACACCGCACCGGACAACATCGACAACCAGCTCAATTTTTTCAACCTCGGCGACACCCAGAGCCTGAGTCCGCACTGGCAGCTTGCCGCGCAGCTGTATTTGCGCAACAGCGACCAGAGCGGTTTCAACAGCAACGTCAATGGCAACTATGACGGCAACACAACCACGTTGGGCAACTCGGTGGCCGACAACGTCCTCAATGGCCTGCAGCAGCAAAGCCGAGGCCTGAGCCTGGCCCTGCATAACGACAACCCACTGTTCGGCCTGGGCAACCACGCCAGCCTGGGGATGAGCGTGGACCACCAGTCGGTGGACTTCACCCAGATCCAGCAGGCCGCCACCTTCACGCCGCAGCGCTACACCGTGGGAGTCGGCCCGTTCGACCAAGGTCCGGTGAGCCTTGGGGTGCGCAACCGCTACAGCGGCGTGTACTTCACCGACCGCTTGGCGGCCACGCCCTGGCTCGACCTCTCTGCCGGCGGGCGCTACGAACGCGCCAACGTCGATATGACCGACAGGCTCGGCGGCGCGCTCGGTGGCAACCACAGCTACAGCCGCTTCAACCCCAGCGTCGGTCTGGACCTGCATCCCAGCCCCAAGGCCTCGTACTACCTGCGCTATGCCGAGGGCATGCGTGTGCCGATGGCTGTGGAACTCACCTGCGCCAGCCCTGACGCCCCCTGCACCCTGCCCAATGTGCTGGTGGCCGACCCCGACCTGCACCTCGTCATCGCGCGCACCGCGCAGGCCGGCGCGGTGTGGAAGCTGGGTTGGATCCGGGTTCATGCCGAATACACCCACACGCAGTTGAACAATGCCATCCAGTTCATCAGCCTGGCGAACATGACCCAAGGCTATTTCATCAACATTCCGCAAGAGTTGTTCCGTACCGCCACCCTGGACCTGACCAGCGGCAGCGAGCGCTGGCTGTGGTCGGCCTCCATCAGCCACACTGTGGCCACCTACGAGTCCGGCTTTCAGGAGCCCAGCGCGAGCAACTCCAGCGCCGACGCCAACGGCAACATCCAGGTGCAGCCCGGCAACCGCCTGCCCAATATTCCGACGTGGAGCGTCAAGCTACTTGCTCAATATCAGCCTAGCGAACGCCTGCAACTGCATGGCGCAGTTGTGGCATACGGCGCGCGCTATGCGCAGGGTGACGAGAACAACCAAGACAACAACGGCCGGGTGCCGGGCTATGCCGTGGTCAATCTCGGTGCGCAATACAAGCTGGACCAGCACTGGCGCCTGAATCTATCCATCCACAACCTGTTCAACCGCGTGTACGCCGATTTCGGCCAGCTCGGTGTGAACGAATTTACCGGCGCCAACCGCAGTTTCAGCAGCGATCCCGCCACCTGGCAGAACACCCAGTTCGTCGCCCCAGGCGCCCCCAGAGGCATCTGGCTGGGGGCAAGCTATGCGTGGAACTGATGCAAGTTTTATTCAACCACAAGTGAAGGAGATACACATGTACTCAATGGACAAAATTAAACATCTCGACACTCTCGGTCGGCATGCCCCGGCCGCGATGCAGGCTTTCGCCGCGTTTGATGCGGCAGCCATGGCACCGGGGGCGTTGTCTGTGCATACCAAGGAATTGATCGCGCTTGCCGTGGCGCACACGACGCAATGCCCGTATTGCATCCAGATCCACGTCGACCGCGCCCGCAAGGCCGGGTGCAGCGATGCTGAAATTGCCGAAGCGGTTCTCGTGACCGCCGCATTACGCGCCGGTGCCGCCGTGACCCACGGCACGCATTGCTTTGCTTGATGTTCCAAAACGCAGCCTCTCTGGAGTCCAACCATGATTCAAGTCAGCGTGATGTACCCGAACCAGGACGACGCCCGGTTCGATATGGCGTACTACACCGAAATCCACATTCCCCTAATACGCAAGCTCACCGGCGATGCCTGCCGTCGCGTCAGTGTGCAGCGCGGGCTGGGCGGGCCGCAACCGCATTCCAAGCCAACCTATGTGGCGCTGGGGCATTTGTACTTCGATTCGGTGCCCGCCTTCGAACAGGCGTTCGGTCCGCATGCCCAGCAAATCATGGCTGACCTGTCCAACTTCACCAACCTCAATCCCACCATCCAGATCAATGAGGTCGTTGTGGAGTGATGGCATCAATATTTCAGGAGTGCGAATCATGGCGTACCAATCCAGAACGTGCAGGCGCGTGGTAAGCAGTGTCGCCTGTGCTCTCTCCCTCTTTGTCACGATTGCTGCTGCAGACGCTCAGTCCGATGTCCTAGATGTGTCAAATTGGCATTCAAAAAGAGCTGCACCTGTCGAGAGCGCGGACGTGCTCAAGCACGAAGCTGAATCAGGAAAGTTGGAAGCGCAACTGCGTTACGCAAAATACCTGTTCGATCATGACGAGAAATCCATCGCAGTTCTTTGGCTGACAGAGGCGAACAATCAAGGGAGTCTCGAGGCCGAATACCTGCTGGGGCAGCTATATGAGAATGGCGATGGCGTCGCGCAGGATTTCGAGCAGTCGCGGTACTTCTTTGGCAAGGCAGCCGATCAAGGGTATGCCCCGGCGCAGTACAAGCTCGGAAAGTTATTGATCAACTCCGAGTTCGACGATCCTCAGATGGACACCACATCTGACCGGGAACTGCAGAAAAAAATTACCAGAGGAGTTACGTTGCTGCGTAAGTCGGCCAATTCCGGATATGCACCATCCCAATACGAGATGGGCCTGCTTGCACTCAACGGCAACATGACCGAAAAAAACCCGCAGGAGGCATTTTCATACCTCAAGAAGGCAGCTGATCAGGGAGTAGCCGCCGCGGCATACATGACGGCAACTTGCTATGCATCTGGAATCGGAACTGCGATCAACACAGAGTCTGCTAAGCAGTATCTGCGCAAGACAATAGGCCTCGCTGGCCTGGAGTCCGATTATGGACGCGATGCAGAATCGAAGCTGAAAGAACTTGGAGTGTCGGCGAACCATTGATCCGGCCCGTCGAAGGCTGAAATGCATCCGAACGCCCTCAAGTTTTGTGATGGATGGACAAGTGCGACGACCGCAGCAAGCCCTGCGGCTACAGCTGGAAAGAGGGGGCCAAGGGAATCTCCTTGCCGACCCTCTCGGCGCAAGAGTCGCTCCTGCTCGTGATGGCGCGCGCGCTTGCAGGCCTCGGCTGCGCCGTTCTGTGTGTCGAATCAGTAGTGTCTGGTTTATTGGCTGTCAGCGAGCCGCCTAGGAGTGTGGGCGGCAGAAGGTTGTTGAGGTCGACGTAGGACGGTGGGCGTGCGTTAATACGGCATGCCCACTAGTTACCGCCCCTATGAGCCGGACCAGGTGATGCTGCTGCCGGCGGCGCCGCAGGACTGGCTGCCGCCGGGTCACCTGGCTTACTTCATCCACGACACGATTGACACGCTGGACCTGAGCGCGTTCTACGCGCGCTATGAGGGTGGCGGAGCGCGCAACCAGCCCTTCCATCCGGCGATGATGGTCAAGGTTCTGGTGTACGGCTACGCCACCGGGGTGTTCAGCTCGCGCAAGATCGAGCGCCGGCTGCACGAGGACCTGGCGTTCCGGATGCTGGCAGCAGGGAACTTCCCCAAGCACCGCACGATCCGGGATTTCCGTGCGCTGCACCTCCAGGAATTCTCGGACCTGTTCGTGCAGGTCGTGCGCCTGGCGCGCGAGATGGGTCTGGTCAAGCTGGGCACGGTGGCCATCGACGGCACCAAGGTCAAGGCCAACGCGAGCCGCCACAAGGCCATGAGCTATGCGCGCATGCAGCACACCGAGGTCGAACTGAAAAAGCAGATCGACGCGCTGCTGGCGCGCGCCAAGGCCACCGACGAGGCCGAGGCGCAGGAGCCCGAACTCGACATCCCGGCCGAGATCGAGCGGCGCGAGGCGCGACTCGATGCGATCCGGCAGGCGCGCCAGCGGCTGGAACAGCGTCAGCGTGAAGCCGACGCGCAGCGTGGTCGCAGTGACGATGATGATCGCCGTCCCCGGGGGCCGGATGGGAAGCCGCGGCGCGGTGCGCGGTTCAAGCGCGACTTCGGCGTGCCCGAAGACAAGGCGCAGGAGAACTTCACCGACCCGGACAGCCGCATCATGAAGCGCGCCGGCGGCGGCTTCGACCCCAGCTACAACGCGCAGACGGCGGTGGACGAGGCTGCGCACATCATCGTGGCTGCGGAACTGGACAACACGGCACCCGATGCCAACTGGCTGCTGCCGATGATCGATGCGATCCAGGAGAACCTGGGCGCGCTGCCCGCGCTGGGTCTGGCCGACGCGGGCTATCGCAGCGAGGACAACCTGCGCGATGCGCCGATCGATCTGGTTGTGGCCTTGGGGCGCGAAGGCAAGCAGCACGCGGCCATCGATGCCGCGCGGCTGCCGCACACCGCGGCCATGGCCGCGAAGATGCAGACCGCCGCGGGACGCGCCGCCTATCGCAAGCGCAAGTGGATCGCCGAGCCGCCCAACGGCTGGATCAAGAGCGTGCTGGGGTTCCGCCAGTTCAGCCTGCGCGGCCTTGAGCGTGTACGCGCCGAGTGGAAACTCGTCTGCGCAGCACTGAACCTCCGGCGGATGGCCTCGTTGGTTCCCGCCTGAACAGAAATGGGGGCACAGGCCGCCCCGCACAACACGCCCGCTGCTGCCCTCTCGGGGGCGTGAGACGACCGGCCATGCCGACCGTGCCCGAAAAACAGTCCGCTCGCCCAGCATCGGCGCTCCGGCACAGGTTCACGGAATTCTGCCGCCCAGACTCCTAGTGGGTATCTGTGACAACCGGATAAACACGAAAACTTCTTGTGGCCGGAGTA encodes the following:
- the pqqA gene encoding pyrroloquinoline quinone precursor peptide PqqA, translated to MKWTKPSFIDMRFGFEITMYIATR
- the pqqB gene encoding pyrroloquinoline quinone biosynthesis protein PqqB, with translation MKIHVLGSAAGGGFPQWNCNCANCDGLRSGTIRASRRTQSSIALSADGGDWIVFNTSPDILQQIRAFPALQPGRRLRDTGIRAIVLIDAQIDHTTGLYMLRESSKPLDIWCTEQVRDDLRNGNPIFDILEHYCKVTWHVMPIDGSGFEIEGIGDLHFAAVPLRSKAPPYSPHRENPHPGDNVGITIRDRRTARTAFYAPGLADIEPHVWHAMRSADCVLVDGTFWTHDEMIRLGVGTKTAVEIGHLPQSGPGGMIEHLSRLPAQTRKLLIHINNTNPILDEDSLQRAELTARNIEVCHDGLDIQL
- the pqqC gene encoding pyrroloquinoline-quinone synthase PqqC, which translates into the protein MNALAQPGRPWSREQFEAQLRQKGKSYHIHHPFNVMLNTGKASREQIQGWVANRYCYQLAIPIKDASILSNCPDRDVRRGWIQRILDHDGYGGDPGGIEAWVRLGLAVGLSREEMKDQRHVIPGVRFAVDAYVNFCRRQPWQEAVCSSLTELFASAIHSERLATWPENYPWIEADGLQYFRNRTTQSRRDVEQGLTLTLDHFDTSELQQRALDILQFKLDVLWQMNDAMALRYKVPL
- the pqqD gene encoding pyrroloquinoline quinone biosynthesis peptide chaperone PqqD — its product is MRDERLPDSADPRRPGLNPRFRLQWEEAQQAWVLLYPEGMVKLNGSAGEIMTRCDGVRSVGDIVADLEAAFGEADLAPDVAQFFQIASQQGWLQWT
- the pqqE gene encoding pyrroloquinoline quinone biosynthesis protein PqqE; its protein translation is MTPPVGPPLWILAELTYRCPLHCAFCYNPVDFARHDQEISTDDWLRVLQQGRALGAVQCGFSGGEPLLRDDLEVLVAEAHRLGYYTNLLTSGVGLTSRRADALKAAGLDHIQLSFQDSTREINDFLSHTRTFELKERVARLIKDNGWPMVMNVVIHRLNIDHIDRIIEMAADLGAEYLELANAQYYAWAQVNRAHLLPTREQVQRAEDVTNAWRQRLGDKMRVFLVVPDYYESRPKKCMNGWGNVFLTVAPDGTVLPCHTARMLPGLEFPKVGEMTLREIWFESEGFNRYRGSSWMKDPCRDCDEREKDWGGCRCQAYMLAGDPAAADPVCAKSPVHQVVEAAVAKAGSVASSEHPLVFRSADQSRRLQRMF
- a CDS encoding TonB-dependent receptor; protein product: MVHEQKLRPAALTRILALSALALAWQGSAEAQPVLVAAASAPVSTAASPVVQLQTVTVFTGSTEGFRAPPKHAYAIDNDTLKQQPATNFPQLLAQHLPGVALTHEQGNPLQPTLHFNGFAASPLLGTPQGLSVFQDGVRVNEPFGDVVNWDLIPTNAIRSIHLVPITDPVFGLNTLGGAVLLHTEDGLSAPGGDVGMEFGSFGKTSEQARYGTHAGDWSYFFAVQNQHENGFAPYTASSDRSLFGKVTRRANGNDLDFSYTFAKSHLAGSQTLPKQWMNTPTAVYTAPDNIDNQLNFFNLGDTQSLSPHWQLAAQLYLRNSDQSGFNSNVNGNYDGNTTTLGNSVADNVLNGLQQQSRGLSLALHNDNPLFGLGNHASLGMSVDHQSVDFTQIQQAATFTPQRYTVGVGPFDQGPVSLGVRNRYSGVYFTDRLAATPWLDLSAGGRYERANVDMTDRLGGALGGNHSYSRFNPSVGLDLHPSPKASYYLRYAEGMRVPMAVELTCASPDAPCTLPNVLVADPDLHLVIARTAQAGAVWKLGWIRVHAEYTHTQLNNAIQFISLANMTQGYFINIPQELFRTATLDLTSGSERWLWSASISHTVATYESGFQEPSASNSSADANGNIQVQPGNRLPNIPTWSVKLLAQYQPSERLQLHGAVVAYGARYAQGDENNQDNNGRVPGYAVVNLGAQYKLDQHWRLNLSIHNLFNRVYADFGQLGVNEFTGANRSFSSDPATWQNTQFVAPGAPRGIWLGASYAWN
- a CDS encoding carboxymuconolactone decarboxylase family protein, giving the protein MRGTDASFIQPQVKEIHMYSMDKIKHLDTLGRHAPAAMQAFAAFDAAAMAPGALSVHTKELIALAVAHTTQCPYCIQIHVDRARKAGCSDAEIAEAVLVTAALRAGAAVTHGTHCFA
- a CDS encoding EthD family reductase produces the protein MIQVSVMYPNQDDARFDMAYYTEIHIPLIRKLTGDACRRVSVQRGLGGPQPHSKPTYVALGHLYFDSVPAFEQAFGPHAQQIMADLSNFTNLNPTIQINEVVVE
- a CDS encoding tetratricopeptide repeat protein; the encoded protein is MAYQSRTCRRVVSSVACALSLFVTIAAADAQSDVLDVSNWHSKRAAPVESADVLKHEAESGKLEAQLRYAKYLFDHDEKSIAVLWLTEANNQGSLEAEYLLGQLYENGDGVAQDFEQSRYFFGKAADQGYAPAQYKLGKLLINSEFDDPQMDTTSDRELQKKITRGVTLLRKSANSGYAPSQYEMGLLALNGNMTEKNPQEAFSYLKKAADQGVAAAAYMTATCYASGIGTAINTESAKQYLRKTIGLAGLESDYGRDAESKLKELGVSANH
- a CDS encoding IS1182-like element ISThsp1 family transposase; the encoded protein is MPTSYRPYEPDQVMLLPAAPQDWLPPGHLAYFIHDTIDTLDLSAFYARYEGGGARNQPFHPAMMVKVLVYGYATGVFSSRKIERRLHEDLAFRMLAAGNFPKHRTIRDFRALHLQEFSDLFVQVVRLAREMGLVKLGTVAIDGTKVKANASRHKAMSYARMQHTEVELKKQIDALLARAKATDEAEAQEPELDIPAEIERREARLDAIRQARQRLEQRQREADAQRGRSDDDDRRPRGPDGKPRRGARFKRDFGVPEDKAQENFTDPDSRIMKRAGGGFDPSYNAQTAVDEAAHIIVAAELDNTAPDANWLLPMIDAIQENLGALPALGLADAGYRSEDNLRDAPIDLVVALGREGKQHAAIDAARLPHTAAMAAKMQTAAGRAAYRKRKWIAEPPNGWIKSVLGFRQFSLRGLERVRAEWKLVCAALNLRRMASLVPA